GTATCTCTAGCCCCAAATTCTTGCTTTTCTAAACTCTGTCTTTTAGGATATCATTATgctattatttttccttttggaTCCTCTTGTTTCCAAGCCCAAGACAAGCACAAATTCCCTAAGCTGAGGCAGTCTACTATATACCAGTTAGTAGGGGGACACTGCTTGAACCTGAATGTAAGCTTGTGCCAAAATGGTCTCAGttgttccttttttctctcttggGTGAAATAATGTCATGTCAATCAATACATGTATTTTGCTGAGAACTGTATTCTCATCTGTATCAAATTTGCATGTATTCGATCATAAGGCTGATATGTCCAATTTTGCCATTGCTCTGCCGAAAAATTGGAAAAGATGGAGTCTGAGGGTATTCCAGTTAGTTTAATAGTCCAGGAACTGTGAATTAGATCCCTTGTTGGTGAACAGTTCTCTGCATGTTAGAGATAATGACAAAAATAGGATGAATAAAAAGCTTATATCTTAGTTACAACATGGCAGAATTTCCTGCCCCTTCGGAATGCTTCTTACCTATCGTGAGAGGCAGGAACAGAAGAGCAGACATCTCCCCGGgaactggactcgatggccttgtaggccccttccaactctgctattctatggttctatgatgtTTAGGGCACCACACTCTAAGTGACATTATCTCTCTCTGCTGGGACATTCAGGATCTGGAGCAGTATGCAGCAAGTTACAGCGGCCTGATGAGGATTGAGCGGCTGCAGTTCATTGCAGACCACTGCCCACAGCTGAGAGTGGAAGCCCTCAAGATGGCCCTCTCGTTCGTCCAAAGAACATTCAATGTtgatgtttatgaagaaattcacCGGAAATTGACTGAAGCCACCAGGTACAAAGATAGAGAAGGGTCTCAGAGGGCTTCTTTGGGATGCATAACACTGGAAAAGAAACCTCTGGTTTGTGAGAACCTCTGTACTGGCCAAGTGACTCTGCATAGGACATAGTCCTCTTGTCCTGCACCTGCCTATAATTTCAGTTGTTGGCCTTCCCTAATGTCTTCTGAGTCAGTGCATGCACTCCCATCGAAACAAAAAAAGGAGCTTTCTCTGTTTTCTCTGTTTTTCTGACACTGTCCATAGTTAAAAAATGTCTGGGAAGAAAACTTTGGGACTGGGGGAGGAGCAGCTCATCCAAAAGTTGAACTCGGTGTAATTATGATATTCCAGTTAACTTTTGAGCTTCCTAGTTCTTCTGTTATCATCTTGGGATATCATCCTTACATCACAAACATACTGCTGTCCCTCAGGTGAAACTAGCAATAAAGCAGTTTCAATCCTTAGAGTCTGTCCCATTGTACTCAAtggaatgtacttctgagtacatatgcataggattgtactgtcttaatttttattattgttccttttattgttattattattattattattattattattatttatttatatagcatcatcaatgtacatggtgctgtacagagtaaaactgtaaatagcaagaccctgccgcataggcttacattctaataaaatcataataaaacaataaggaggggaagagaatgcaccaaacaggcacagggtagggtaaaactaacagtataaagtcagagcaaaatcaagttttaaaggctttaggaaaaagaaaggtttttagctgagctttaaaagctgtgattgaacttgtagttctcaaatgttctggaagagtgtgtCCATGTATCCATGTGACCTATGTTGTGACCTATGTTGTGTCCATGTGACCTATGTTATTTAATAATATTAAGCATGATATGGCACAGGTACGGCTATACAAAACCTCTAGTATATCTTCAACCTGGTCATAAAGCTATCTGGTTATAGATGTGCGTCGGCATCTCCTGTTTCTTTAGTAAGTAGATTGTTTGTTTATAGAGTTGCACTGAtcaactcttcttcttttttccttttctgaatCAAAGGCGTTTTCATTGACCAGAAGGTCAACATCTTCTGAAACCAACACTATCCTTTCCCATTCTTAAAACTTATTGCTATAGATATCAGTTTATTATGTGTTACTCACGCACCACCTATTGTCTGTCTACTGCTTTCCTTTCAGAGAATTACAAAACACACCTGATGCTGTTCCAGATGGAGGGATGGAGCCCCCTCCTTTAGACACAGCGTGGGTTGAAGCGACACGCAAAAAAGCCCTTCTCAAATTGGAAAAGCTTGACACAGATCTAAAGAACTATAAAGGCAATTCAATCAAGGAAAGCATCAGGTGACGTGCAAGGAGATCAGCTGCAACGGAAATGTCCAGATTCAGCAATAACAAATTTTAAAGTCCATTTCAGAATAACATTGTGCATTCACAGAGTGCTTCCTGAAATTGTGTGGGTTTGCACATGCTTTGAAAAACATACCCATTTCTGCTGGAATGCATCATTTGCACCATTCACTGGTAGATAATGCCATGTAGTACACCTGTCTGGGAATCCAGTTTCAGCTCCTGTGTGGAAATGTTGCCTATTCAGACAAAAAGGTTTCCACATGTCTGCACCCACAGAACTATTCTCAAAGCCACCTTGTGAATATCAAATGTTTGTCTGAACTGTTTGCCCCTCACCTCCCCACAAACCCAGATCTTGAAACCCGCATAAATTGTGCAATTTCGGGGAGTTGTTTAAATTCATTCTACTCTGATAACTTCCATAGAGGCTGCATTACATTATTGTCGTGGTGGGCTTGTGAATATTTTGCGACAAAGTGAATGTGTGGAAGGAGCACTGGTGCTCTTTTGGGAGCAAAGGATGGAGGGCTTTGTAGCCAGAGAGCATTGGGGGAAACCTTCCTAAATAGCTCTGTTCAGCAAAAGAGGGTGCCAAATCTCTGGAGATGAGTGCCGTGTCCTCGTTCTGCCATTTGCCAAAATCTATGGAAATGTCTGTCTTCTGAGTATCTGTGAGCCCTGAACAAGAACATAACTTTTACCAGAGCATGTTATCCAGCAGCTAGACGTGCCGGATGAGGTCTGGGCAGTGATTTTGTTTTGGGTTAGTGGGTCTTTTAGCATTCTTGCTTATTCATTTTGCCACCTCTCtgtcctccccccttttttttttaggagaggCCATGATGACTTGGGAGATCACTATCTGGATTGTGGGGACCTCAGCAATGCCCTCAAATGTTATTCACGAGCCCGCGATTACTGCACCAGCGCAAAGCACGTTATTAACATGTGCCTCAATGTTATCAAGGTAAAAGAGCGGTATATGTCAGAGgtcatttgggggcgggggaaatgaGGGAGACGTCTCCTTGTTCACAGCTGCCCTTGTTACAAAATtgcaggcaataataataataataatatatttatttatttatttatttatttatttatttgttacccgcctctccctctggtttgaggcggggtacaacacaaataaaaacaccataaaatacataaaactaattcaaacgtttaaaaccagtgcatcattaaaagcagcacaccattaaaaaaggcatcttaaaattcaactgggtaggcctgctggaagagatcagtctttatggctttcttaaattatttatttatttatttatttatttatatagcaccattaatgtgcatggtgctgtacagagtaaaacagtaaatagcaagaccctgcagcataggcttacaatctaataaaatcataataaaacaataaggaggggaagagaatgcaccaaacaggcagtataaaagtcagaacaattcaagttttaaaagctttaggaaaaagaaaagtttttagctgagctttaaaagctgcgattgagtttgtagttctcaaatgttctggaagagcgttccaggcataaggggcagcggaagaaaatggacgaagccgagcaagggaagtggagacccttgggcaggtgagaaacatggcatcagaggagcgaagagcatgagtagggcaatagtgtgagatgagagaggaagactgttaagttgatgggtctctcccggcaagccattccgcaaactgggagcggcagaagaaaaggtcctctgggtaatagttgtcagccttgtttttgttggctggagtaaattcttcccagaggacctgagtgtgcggggcggattgtatgggagaaggcgatcccgcaggtagcctggacccaaaccatgtggggctttaaaggtgataaccaacactttatactttgcctggaaactaattagcagccaatgaagagattttagaactgGTGAAATGTGGTCACtgctaggtgtactggtgaccagcctggctgccatattttgaactagttgaagtttctgaactaggcacaaaggtagccctatgtacagcacattgcagaagtcgagcctcgaagttaccagtgcgtgcacaaccgtctttaggtctttcaactctaggaaggggcgcagctggcgtatcagcggAAAcagatagtaggcactcctggctgtcgcatctatctgggctgtcatttggagcaacggatccagaagcacccccaagctgcgaacgcagtctttcagagggagtgtaaccccatccagaactggttgacacacctccaaacctaggttatgacctttgacagcaagcacctccgtcttgtctggattcagcttcagtttgtttttcctcatccagcccattaccgcctagTACCTTTATTCTTGCTCAGCTCCTGTTATAGCGCTGAGGTATTTCTGCTTCTTTCCTTACAGGTCAGTGTTTACCTTCAGAATTGGTCCCATGTCCTGAGCTATGTGAGCAAGGCAGAGTCCACGCCAGAAATTGCAGAGGTAATAGACTTTTTGCAACGTGCCTAGGCCcttgccatttattttattttgcttattttagATGCATGTCAGCCTTCTTCCAGTTTGCTCAGGTCAGTGTAGAAGGTACCCCTCATTTTAGTTTCACAGCAGTCCTGTGAggcagattaggctgagagttagtgttTGTCCATGGTCACCTAGTgaacttcatgactgagtggggatttaaTCCCGGGTAACTGCTAAACTACATGGGCTCTCTGTATGTCCTCTGGGGACCTGAATTGATGTCCTGACACTATAAAGGTTTAAATCTAGTGTTATGTGAGCAGACTTCTGTTTGCTCTTCTCCTCCATGCACCCCACAGATCTGCTTCTGAGAGCCCCCCAaccctccggagcagatttggggcacagGGGGAAACTGTTCTGTAGTCAGACaggattggatacaaccccaggTCTCCAGGTCTGACCTAGCTCAGTGCCTCCAAAAGTTAATAGCTTGACTCTCTTGCCTTGAAGGAGAATTGCTAGAGAAAACCAGCTGATGCTGGATTTCAGGGTAATGATGGGGTTCAGATGTCCCACTTGTTAAATGGCGCAGAGACCCGGTTTCCTCATTATTGTGCTCGGTGATGTGTTGTGTACCTGTTCCCTCTTTTGACCTTTGAGTGTACCCATCTGCTTTTTTAGATGAGTTACTTGGGCTATGCTGGGGGCCAAGGAGATAGCAGAATTGCTTCCTCAGACAGGTTTAGTGGAAGGAATTAGCTAAAAAGCTGCAGCTCATTTGCTGTTtctctgcctcctcttcccccctacAGCAAAGAGGAGAACGTGACAGCCAGACACAGGCAATCCTTACCAAATTGAAGTGTGCCGCAGGTGAGTGAGTGCTTAGCTTGCTTTGTGGACTGAGTATTTGCCCCTGGTGCCAGTCTGAACTTGCCGTGTGCAAGAGTGCAATATGCAGGCACAATCAACTGTCTTCCTTGCCTCTCCAATTTTCTACCCCAGGGTTATGCAAGGCTAAGACCCAAGTGCAGCCTCTGCGGTTTTAGTTCTTTCTTCTGTAGAACTGTGGATAATTCTGGAGCTCCTCCCCATGGTTTCTGTATGACCCTGGCATTATGTCTCTCCCAACTCATGCCCTTAGTGTCCTGGACAAAAGACTAACTAAGTCTGGTTCCTAGGCTTGGCTGAACTAGCTGCCCGGAAATACAAGCAGGCGGCAAAGTGCTTCCTGTTGGCCTCGTTTGATCACTGTGACTTCCCTGAGGTAAGGATGAGGAAGAGTTGTGAGCTGGGAAAGTTGTGGGTTTGGAATGAGGGGAAATGGTGGGAGGGATCCCAAGTGTGGCCTCCTCCCAAGTTGGGCCTGTTTTAGGGAATGTCTATGACTTCCCTTGGGTGTCTTGAGAAGCAGCTTCTCCTGGAGGTATATGAACCAGGAGAAAGGCTGAAGACCACCTACTCTCCCTTGGGCGATGACTCTAGCTCTGCTGGAAGTGCTGCTCTTCAGAcgctccctcttctctctctttctagctGCTTTCTCCTAGCAATGTGGCTGTGTACGGCGGCCTGTGTGCACTGGCCACCTTTGACCGTCAGGAACTGCAGCGTAACGTCATCTCCAGCAGGTGAGGGATTTGGAGGACCTTGAGTGCTTTGTTCTGTTAGTGTCCTGTATCTCTTTCCATTGCAGGGAGgggtgtatgtggtgtgtgtgttgtggcgGTGAGACTTCGCGCAGACaaatgcaggaaaggaagagaacaAGCAGCCTCTCTGATCCCATTAGTCTtctacttcatttatttatttcatttatgtaccacccatagctgaagctctctgggcagttcacaaaaattaaccattaaaacacattatacaaagttcaaaagaaaagtatttccataaaaattattattattatcatcatcatcatcatcatcatcatcatcatcatcttagccTCTTCTTCTGGTCTGGTGCGTTATATGACCCTTGTTCCCtgacatcttgttttatttttgtgattgtaacggcctttgtgccatagacaaataaaatgtattcataaaaaaaaagattacaacatacatctaaaaacaatttgttaaaccattAGCCAAAGATAATCCAAAACCTCATTTATAACTCATTGCATGCTGTcagatgcctgagagaagagggcagttttaacctagCGCTGAAAGGATAGCAAtcttggcgccaggtgggcctcgttagGAAGATGATGCCATCATTTCAGTCTCTTgtggctgcttttcatttaaaaaaaaagaaaagtaaaagagCCACAACATAGAGTCGTAGAACTGCCCAGCCCCAAGTTAGCCCTGCCATGCCTTCCCACAAACAAGGAAATCATAGCTAAGAAATTACTAGCACTCAAGGCTCTTAGTCACCATAGAAATGGGCAGTCCAGTCCACTGGCCTGCTCACAGGGGAGAGCAGCCCTGGCCTATTTAAAGGTCCTTAGGAAATGGCTAACTTCAAGCTCTGTCTCCTGCTGTATCTGCAGCTCCTTCAAACTCTTCTTGGAGTTGGAACCGCAGGTCCGTGACATCATCTTCAAATTCTACGAATCCAAATACGCCTCGTGTCTCAAGATGCTGGATGAAATGAAGGTTAGACCTGGAGATCTGAGCTCTGCCTGTGTGTTTTGAGAAGGGTCTGCAGTAGTATTTGTACTGGTGGGGTTAATGGTCCCTTCCTGT
This window of the Elgaria multicarinata webbii isolate HBS135686 ecotype San Diego chromosome 3, rElgMul1.1.pri, whole genome shotgun sequence genome carries:
- the GPS1 gene encoding COP9 signalosome complex subunit 1 isoform X2 → MPLPVQVFNLQGAVEPMQIDVDPQEDQQNAPDINYVVENPTLDLEQYAASYSGLMRIERLQFIADHCPQLRVEALKMALSFVQRTFNVDVYEEIHRKLTEATRELQNTPDAVPDGGMEPPPLDTAWVEATRKKALLKLEKLDTDLKNYKGNSIKESIRRGHDDLGDHYLDCGDLSNALKCYSRARDYCTSAKHVINMCLNVIKVSVYLQNWSHVLSYVSKAESTPEIAEQRGERDSQTQAILTKLKCAAGLAELAARKYKQAAKCFLLASFDHCDFPELLSPSNVAVYGGLCALATFDRQELQRNVISSSSFKLFLELEPQVRDIIFKFYESKYASCLKMLDEMKDNLLLDMYLAPHVRTLYTQIRNRALIQYFSPYVSADMRKMATAFNTTVAALEDELTQLILEGLINARIDSHSKILYARDVDQRSTTFEKSLLMGKEFQRRAKAMILRAAVLRNQIHVKSPPREGSQGELTPANSQSRMSTNM
- the GPS1 gene encoding COP9 signalosome complex subunit 1 isoform X1 yields the protein MRDSSVPSSASSSMTDLYNAPRSSRSDLFLPGTSGDFSLSACLSACTLLYEGAVEPMQIDVDPQEDQQNAPDINYVVENPTLDLEQYAASYSGLMRIERLQFIADHCPQLRVEALKMALSFVQRTFNVDVYEEIHRKLTEATRELQNTPDAVPDGGMEPPPLDTAWVEATRKKALLKLEKLDTDLKNYKGNSIKESIRRGHDDLGDHYLDCGDLSNALKCYSRARDYCTSAKHVINMCLNVIKVSVYLQNWSHVLSYVSKAESTPEIAEQRGERDSQTQAILTKLKCAAGLAELAARKYKQAAKCFLLASFDHCDFPELLSPSNVAVYGGLCALATFDRQELQRNVISSSSFKLFLELEPQVRDIIFKFYESKYASCLKMLDEMKDNLLLDMYLAPHVRTLYTQIRNRALIQYFSPYVSADMRKMATAFNTTVAALEDELTQLILEGLINARIDSHSKILYARDVDQRSTTFEKSLLMGKEFQRRAKAMILRAAVLRNQIHVKSPPREGSQGELTPANSQSRMSTNM